CCTCGCCGCGGGCGGCGACGGCGGCTTCGAGTGGGTCGAGGGCGGCCCGTTCGAGGGCACCCGCGAGGCCGCGGGGATGACCGTGAAGGCGTACGAGGCGGGCGTGCACCGCCCGGAGTTCGGCCTCTTCGTGCTCGTGCGCCACGAGGACGGCCGCGCGATCGGCGGCATGGGCTTCCACGGCGTCCCCGACGAGGACGGCCGTGCCGAGATCGGCTACGACCTCACCGAAGCGGCCCGCGGCCGGGGTTACGCCACTCAGGCCCTGCGCGCGCTGGCGGACTGGGCGCTGGCCCGGGACGACGTACGGTCCCTGTTCGCGACGGTGGAACGGGACAACGCACCGTCGCGGCGGGTCCTGGAGCGGGCCGGCTTCGTACGCGTGAGCGAGAGGGAGGGCGAGGGCGACCAGTTCGCCTACGAGCTGCGGCAGTCCTGAGGGCCGCCCGTCCGGCCTATCGGCCCTTCGGCCTGCGCAGCCCCGCCCCCTGCAGCAGCCGCACGATGTCCCGGGTGCTGACCTCCACCGCGCCGGCGGCGACCGCGTCGGCGTAGCGGTGGGAGGGGATGTCGTAGTGGTCGCGCTCGAAGGCGCGCCGCGGGACGTCCAACTTCTCGGCGAACGAGTGGAGTTCGTCGTAGGACACGTCGCTGACGAGGTGGGACCACATGCGGCCGTGGCCGGGCCAGGTCGGCGGGTCGATGTAGATCGTCACGAGGCGGGGGCCCCGCCCGCGCACGATCCCAGGGAGCCGATCGCCGCGACCCTCACGCCGGCCTTGTGACACACCCAGTGCGGGGCGGGTCCGAGTTCCGGTTCGACGTCCAGGGCGTGCGGGTCGCCGGAGCCGCAGACGGGGCACAGGGGCCAGCGGCCGTAGCGGTCCAACAGGGCGTCCTGGACGTCCTGGGCGACCAGTCCGGCGACGTACTCCGCGCCGTCCGGCCACTGTTCGACCCACCAGCGCCGCTGCGCGACGGACTCCTCGACCAACGAGACGACGTCCGCCTCGGCGACCTGGCCCGCGACGAGGTCGGCGAGCACCAGGGCGCGTGCCGCGTGCAACGCCTGCTCCATAGGGCTGATGGGGTCCATGCCCCTATTGTGCGCACTCTTGACCACAACACCGAGCCGAAAATATCTTTCAACTGTGATCCGTGACGTGAAGGAAACTTTCGGCACCGGTGCGGGCTCCCGTACGGCTCCGCCCGCGCCCGCCGCCCTCGCCGCCAAGGTGCGCACGCTCGCCCCGTCCATGACCCGCTCCATGCAGCGCGTCGCCGAGGCCGTGGCGAACGACCCGGCCGGCTGCGCGGCCCTCACGGTCACCGGCCTCGCCGAGCTCACCGGCACCAGCGAGGCGACCGTCGTGCGCACCGCCCGCCTGCTCGGCTACCCCGGCTACCGCGACCTGCGCCTCGCCCTCGCCGGCCTGGCCGCCCAGCAGCAGTCCGGACGCGCCCCCGCCATCACGACCGACATCGCGGTCGACGACCCGATCGCCGACGTCGTCGCCAAGCTGGCCTACGACGAACAGCAGACCCTCGCCGACACGGCGGCCGGACTCGACACCGCGCAGCTCGGCGCGGCGGTCGCCGCGCTCGCCGCCGCCCGGCGCACCGACGTGTACGGCTTCGGCGCCTCTGGTCTGGTCGCGCAGGACCTCACCCAGAAGCTGCTGCGCATAGGCCTGATAGCCCACGCGCACAGCGACCCCCACCTGGCCGTGACCAACGCCGTGCAGCTGCGGGCGGGGGACGTCGCCGTCGCGATCACGCACTCCGGGTCGACGGTCGACGTCGTCGAGCCGCTGCGGGTGGCCTTCGAACACGGGGCCACGACTGTGGCCGTCACCGGCCGCCCGGACGGGCCCGTCGCGCAGTACGCCGACCATGTGCTGACGACGTCCACGGCGCGGGAGAGCGAGCTGCGGCCCGCCGCGATGTCGTCGCGGACCAGTCAGTTGCTGGTGGTGGACTGCCTGTTCGTGGGCGTGGCGCAGCGGACGTACGAAACGGCGGCGCCCGCGCTGTCGGCGTCGTACGAGGCGCTGGCGCACCGGCATCGCGGTGGGCCGCGGTAGCGCGGTGGGCCGAATGGCCGAGCGCCGTGCGCGTCCGCGGGGTGGCGTGCGGCCGGTCGCGCCCACGTGGCGGAGCCGCAGCCGGACTCGGCCCCGCACCCTTTTCCGGCGTGACCCGAACCCGTACTGACCTCAACCCGTACTGGAAAGAGCCGCCTTCTCATGACTCCCATGCCCGACCCCCGCGATCTGCAAGCGCAGCTGGAGTCCCTGACCACCGAGGCGTTCCGCCCGGAGCTGTCGGAGATCGACCGGCTGCCCACCCTGGAGATCGCGCGGCTGATGAACGGCGAGGACACGCTCGTGCCCGCCGCCGTCGCCGAGCGCCTCCCCCAGATCGCCGCCGCCATCGACGACATCGCCGCCCGGATGGCCCGCGGCGGCCGGCTCGTCTACGCCGGCGCCGGTACGGCGGGCCGCCTCGGCGTGCTCGACGCCTCCGAGTGCCCGCCCACCTTCAACACCGACCCCACCCGCGTCGTGGGCCTGATCGCGGGCGGCCCGGAGGCCATGGTCACCTCCGTCGAGGGCGCCGAGGACTCGGGGGACCTCGCCCGGCACGACCTGGACACGCTGCGGCTGACCCCCGACGACACCGTGGTCGGCGTCTCCGCCTCCGGCCGCACCCCGTACGCCGTCACCGCCGTCGAGCACGCCCGCGCGCACGGCGCCCTGACCGTCGGCCTGGCCTGCAACGCGCACAGCGCCCTGGCGGCCGCCGCCGACCACGGCATCGAGGTCGTCGTCGGCCCCGAGCTGCTCACCGGCTCCACCCGCCTGAAGGCCGGCACGGCGCAGAAGCTGGTGCTCAACATGCTCTCGACGATCACGATGATCCGGCTCGGCAAGACGTACGGGAACCTCATGGTCGACGTACGCGCCTCCAACGAGAAGCTGCGCGCGCGGTCCCGCCGGATCGTCGCCCTGGCCACGGGCGCGTCGGACGAGGAGATCGAGCGGGCCCTCGTCGCCACCGACGGCGAGGTCAAGGCGGCCATCCTGGCGATCGCCGGCGGGGTGGACGGCGGCACGGCCGCCCGCCTTCTGGAGGAGTCCGGCGGCCACCTGCGCGCGGCGCTCGGGGCGGCGGCCCGCTGACCCGCACCCTCGGGTCATGCGCACTGACCCTGCCCAAGTCGCCGCCACGATCCTGTCGTCCGTCGGCGGCCCCGCGAACGTCGCCTCCGTCGCCCACTGCATGACCCGTCTCCGCCTCGTCCTGACGGACCCGGCCCGGGTGGAGCAGCAGGCACTGCGCGAGGTGCCGGGCGTGCTGGGGGTGGTCGTGGACGGCGACTCGTACCAGGTGGTGCTCGGACCGGGGGCGGTGGTCCGGGTGACGGCGGAGTTCGAGGAGCTGCTGGGCCGGTCGACGGCGCGGCGACTGGCCGTGCGCGGGGAGGAGTTGAGGCAGGAGCGGCGGCGGCGCAACGCGACCCCGGTGAAGCTGGCGCTGCGCCGCGTCGCGAACGTCTTCGTCCCGCTCATTCCGGCCCTGATCGGCTGCGGAGTCCTCGCGGGCGTCAACGGCCTGCTCGTCAACGCGCGTCTGCTGCCCTCCGTGACCCCGGCCCTGACCGCCGTCGCGTCCGCCTTCATGGCCCTGATCGCGGTGTTCGTCGGCCACAACACGGCGAAGGAGTTCGGCGGCACGCCGGTCCTCGGCGGCGCCGTGGCGGCGATCGTGGTCTACCCGGGGGTGGCGAAGGTGACGGCGTTCGGCGTGGCGCTCGCCCCCGGCCAGGGCGGGGTGCTGGGCGCGCTGGCGGCGGCGCTGCTGGGAACGTACGTCGAGAAGTGGTGCCGCGGCCGGATCCCGCAGACCCTGGACGTCCTCCTCACCCCCACCGTGACGATCCTGGTGTCGGGCCTGGCGACCCTGTACGGCCTCATGTACGCGGCCGGCGCCCTCTCCACGGCGATCGGTACGGCCGCGAACTGGCTTCTGACCACGACCGGGGCCCTGGCCGGTCTGATCCTCGGCGGCCTGTTCCTGCCCCTCGTCATGCTGGGCCTGCACCAGGCCCTGATCCCCATCCACGCCACCCTCATCGAGCAGCAGGGGCACACCGTCCTGCTGCCCGTCCTCGCCATGGCGGGCGCCGGCCAGGTGGGCGCGGCGCTCGCGGTGTACGTCCGGCTGCGCCACGACACCTCCCTGCGCACCACCATCAAGTCCGCGCTGCCGGCCGGGCTGCTGGGGGTGGGAGAGCCGTTGATCTACGGCGTCTCCCTCCCCCTCGGCCGCCCGTTCCTCACCGCCTGCGCGGGCGGTGCGGCGGGCGGCGCCTTCATCGGCGTGTTCGCGATGCTCGGCGACCCGGTGGGCGCGACGGCGATCGGCCCTTCGGGGTGGGCCCTGTTCCCGCTGGTGGCGGGCAGCGGCGGGACCGGGACGGCGCTGGCGGTCTACGCGGGCGGGCTGCTGACGGGTTACGTCGTGGGCTTCCTGGCGACGTACGCCGTCGGGCTGGCGCCCACCATCACGGGTGTGCCCGGCGACCGGACACCCGAGCGATCCACTTGACGAACTCGCCCGGGTCCTCGTCGGCGCCGTGCCCGCCGTCCCCGTAGTAGGCGGTGTCGACGTCGTCGCCGAGCACGGTCAGACGGGCGTGCGGGGTGGAGACGACCGAGAGCGACGTGTCGCTGTCCTTGGTGCCGACCCGGATCCACCAGTGCCGCGAGCGCTGCGGGGTGACCTGGTCGACGAGGTGGTGCATCGGGTTCACCAGCCGCAGCTTGGCCGGCGGGTCCGTGTCGAGCCGGGCGCCGGGGCCCGCCTCGTGCCGGAGGCCGAAGAGGGTGAAGTGGCGGGCCGGGGTGGTTCCGGTGCCGAAGAGGTTGTTCTCGAAGGCGGGCAGGTCGAACGCGTCGAAGGACGGCACGTTCCTCTTGCGGGGGCCGACGTGGGTGAGGAAGTCGGCCCGGGTGAAGGTGGCTCCGCGGCCGTCCCGGGTGATGAAGGGGTGGGGGGCGAGTCAGGCGGCGCGGTCGGCGTGCTCAGCGCGGCGAGATACCTGGCCCGCTCGGCGGTCTCTCCGCTCTCCTGTGCGGGAGGATGGGGTCCCGGCTGCGTCAGTCAGGAAGGACCACAGGCGACCGATCATGAACCACGCCCAGCTCACCGCCCTGGGCCGCGCCCTGCGGCTGCTCGGCGAGCACGGTGAGGCCCTCACCGCCGACACCCCGGACGCCCGGCTGCACGAGGTCAAGGCCGACCTGCGGCGCGCGCTGGACCTGCTGGAGGAGAGCGTCACCGCCGCCGCGCCCAGCACCCGGTGCGCCGAGCACCCGACGGGGCCCGTGGACGAGAGCGCGCCCGACCTGTGCCTGCTGTGCGAGACCCGGCGCCGCGCCGCCCGGCGCGCCGAGTTCAACGGGCCCGCCGCGCCCGGCCCGCCCACCGGGTCCGCACCCTCCCGGTACGGGGTGCGCGGTGACCGGCCACAGCCCCAGCAGCGGTGGCTGCCGGAGCTGTGGAACGGGCAGGAGTGGCAGTTGTGCGGCACCCCGCGCCGGGACCGGCGGGAGGCCGAGCTGTACCTGGCGGCCCAGCGGCGCGGCTCGCGGCCCGCGATGGCCTACCGGCTGGTGCACGAGTTCACCGATTACGAGGTGCTGCGGGTCTGGGGCACTGCGGTGCGGGTCGACATCGAGCCCATGGGCAACCTGTGACCGGCGGCTGGGGCCTGGCGTTCGGATCACGCCGCTGAGGCGGGGGCCGAACGCCGGGCGGCCCCAGGCCGTCGCGGACTCGGGCAGCGGCCGGGGCGCCGCCGAGAGGGCCGCTCCGGGCGCCCGGCCGCCCGGGTTGTGGCGCGGCAGGAACGACGCGACCACGAAGGCGAGCAGCGCCGCACCCGCGCCGACCGCCGGCACCGTACGGAAGCCGTCCCGCGACGGCAGCGAGAACGCGCGGTCAGCTCAGCGACCCCAACGACGCCGCGTCGTAGGGCGCCAGCTCGTCGAAGCGGCCCGCGAGCACCTTCGCCGCCCACCGCGGGTCCTGCAACAGCGCCCGTCCCACGGCCACCAGGTCGAACTCGTCGCGCTCCAGCCGCTCCACCAGGTTGTCGAGGCTGCCCACCCCGGCACCCTCCCCCTGGAACGCCTTCAGGAACTCCCCGTCCAGACCGACCGAGCCGACCGTGATGGCGGCCTTGCCGGTGAGCTTCCTGGTCCAGCCCGCGAGGTTGAGGTCCGAGCCCTCGAACTCCGGCACCCAGTAGCGGCGCGTGGAGGCGTGGAAGGCGTCGACGCCGGCCGCCGCGAGCGGGGCCAGGACCGCCTCCAGCTCCTCCGGGGTCTCGGCGAGCCTCGCGTCGTAGGCGTCCTGCTTCCACTGCGAGTAGCGCAGGATCACCGGGAACTCCGGCGAGACCGACGCGCGCACGGCGGCCACGATCTCCGCCGCGAACCTGGTGCGGGCCACCGGGTCACCGCCGTAGGCGTCGGTACGGCGGTTGGTGCCGGCCCACAGGAACTGGTCGATGAGGTAGCCGTGGGCGCCGTGCAGCTCCACCCCGTCGAAGCCGATCCGCTCGGCCGCCGCCGCCGCGTCGGCGAACGCCGCGACGACGTCGTCCAGATCCTGGCTGGTCATGGCCCTGCCGGTGCCCTCGGTGCCGTCCAGCCGCAGCCCGGACGGACCGACCGCCGGCGCCTCGGGGTACGGCGGCTTGCCCTGCCGGCGCACCATGCCGATGTGCCACAGCTGCGGCACGATCCTCCCGCCCGCCGCGTGCACCGCCTCGGCGACCTTCGCCCACCCGGCCAGCTGCTCCTCGCCGTGGAAGCGCGGAACGCGGTCGCTCTCACCGGCCGACTCGTGACCCACGTAGGTGCCCTCGGTGACGATCAGACCGACGCCCGCGCCGGCGCGCCGGGCGTAGTACGACGCCACGTCCGCGCCGGGCACACCGCCCGGGGAGAACTGGCGGGTCATCGGCGCCATCACGATCCGGTTGGGGACGGTGAGCCCGCCCACGGTGAACGGGCGGGACAGGACCTGGGCCGCTCGGGAGACGTCGGGGGAGGCGGTGACGGTCACGTGGGGGCTCCTCGGGTGCCGGTTGACGTGGGGACGCACGCGCTTCACCCACAAGGTGCATGCGTGTGCGATTAATGCGCATGCATTGAGCATGCCTCCGCGACAACCACCGGCCACCGGGCGTCATTCCACGCCGCCTCCCCCGTCCGGGTGTGATCCACATCACGAAACGCCCGAGGGCGGCACCCCCTGTCTCCAGGGAGTGCCGCCCTCGGTACCGACGGACGGGTCCGATCCTCGAAAGGATCAGAAGTCCATGTCACCGCCCGGCATGCCGCCGCCGGCCGGGGCCGCGGCCTTCTCCGGCTTGTCGGCGATGACGGCCTCGGTGGTGAGGAAGAGCGCGGCGATGGAGGCGGCGTTCTGCAGGGCAGAGCGGGTCACCTTCGCCGGGTCGATGATGCCTTCCTTGACCAGGTCGACGTACTCGCCGGTCGCGGCGTTCAGGCCGTGGCCCGGGGTCAGGTTGCGCACCTTCTCCACCACGACGCCGCCCTCGAGGCCGGCGTTGACGGCGATCTGCTTCAGCGGGGCCTCCAGGGCCAGCTTCACAGCGGCGGCACCGGTGGCCTCGTCGCCCTCGAGCTCCAGCTTCTCGAACACCTGGGAGGCCTGGAGCAGGGCCACGCCACCACCGGCGACGATGCCCTCCTCGACGGCCGCCTTCGCGTTGCGAACGGCGTCCTCGATGCGGTGCTTGCGCTCCTTGAGCTCGACCTCGGTGGCGGCACCGGCCTTGATGACGGCCACGCCGCCGGCCAGCTTCGCCAGACGCTCCTGGAGCTTCTCGCGGTCGTAGTCCGAGTCGCTGTTCTCGATCTCGGCGCGGATCTGGTTGACGCGGCCCGCGACCTGGTCGGCCGAGCCGGCACCGTCGACGATGGTGGTCTCGTCCTTGGTGATGACGACCTTGCGGGCGCGGCCCAGGAGGTCCAGGGTCGCGTTCTCCAGCTTGAGGCCGACCTCCTCGGAGATGACCTCGCCGCCCGTGAGGATGGCGATGTCGCCGAGCATGGCCTTGCGGCGGTCACCGAAGCCCGGGGCCTTGACGGCGACGGACTTGAAGGTGCCGCGGATCTTGTTGACGACCAGGGTCGACAGGGCCTCGCCCTCGACGTCCTCGGCGATGATCAGCAGCGGCTTGCCCGACTGCATGACCTTCTCCAGGAGCGGGAGCAGGTCCTTGACGTTGGAGATCTTGGAGTTGGCGATGAGGATGTAGGGGTCCTCGAGCGACGCCTCCATGCGCTCCATGTCGGTGGCGAAGTACGCCGAGATGTAGCCCTTGTCGAAGCGCATACCCTCGGTGAGCTCCAGCTCCAGACCGAAGGTCTGGGACTCCTCGACGGTGATGACGCCTTCCTTGCCGACCTTGTCCATCGCCTCGGCGATGAGCTCGCCGATCTGGGTGTCGGCGGCGGAGATGGAGGCCGTGGAGGCGATCTGCTCCTTGGTCTCGACCTCCTTGGCCTGGTCGAGCAGCGCGCCGGAGACGGCCTCGACGGCCTTCTCGATACCGCGCTTGAGGGCCATCGGGT
This region of Streptomyces chromofuscus genomic DNA includes:
- a CDS encoding DUF4031 domain-containing protein gives rise to the protein MTIYIDPPTWPGHGRMWSHLVSDVSYDELHSFAEKLDVPRRAFERDHYDIPSHRYADAVAAGAVEVSTRDIVRLLQGAGLRRPKGR
- a CDS encoding NADH:flavin oxidoreductase, with protein sequence MTVTASPDVSRAAQVLSRPFTVGGLTVPNRIVMAPMTRQFSPGGVPGADVASYYARRAGAGVGLIVTEGTYVGHESAGESDRVPRFHGEEQLAGWAKVAEAVHAAGGRIVPQLWHIGMVRRQGKPPYPEAPAVGPSGLRLDGTEGTGRAMTSQDLDDVVAAFADAAAAAERIGFDGVELHGAHGYLIDQFLWAGTNRRTDAYGGDPVARTRFAAEIVAAVRASVSPEFPVILRYSQWKQDAYDARLAETPEELEAVLAPLAAAGVDAFHASTRRYWVPEFEGSDLNLAGWTRKLTGKAAITVGSVGLDGEFLKAFQGEGAGVGSLDNLVERLERDEFDLVAVGRALLQDPRWAAKVLAGRFDELAPYDAASLGSLS
- a CDS encoding MurR/RpiR family transcriptional regulator; this translates as MIRDVKETFGTGAGSRTAPPAPAALAAKVRTLAPSMTRSMQRVAEAVANDPAGCAALTVTGLAELTGTSEATVVRTARLLGYPGYRDLRLALAGLAAQQQSGRAPAITTDIAVDDPIADVVAKLAYDEQQTLADTAAGLDTAQLGAAVAALAAARRTDVYGFGASGLVAQDLTQKLLRIGLIAHAHSDPHLAVTNAVQLRAGDVAVAITHSGSTVDVVEPLRVAFEHGATTVAVTGRPDGPVAQYADHVLTTSTARESELRPAAMSSRTSQLLVVDCLFVGVAQRTYETAAPALSASYEALAHRHRGGPR
- the murQ gene encoding N-acetylmuramic acid 6-phosphate etherase; the protein is MTPMPDPRDLQAQLESLTTEAFRPELSEIDRLPTLEIARLMNGEDTLVPAAVAERLPQIAAAIDDIAARMARGGRLVYAGAGTAGRLGVLDASECPPTFNTDPTRVVGLIAGGPEAMVTSVEGAEDSGDLARHDLDTLRLTPDDTVVGVSASGRTPYAVTAVEHARAHGALTVGLACNAHSALAAAADHGIEVVVGPELLTGSTRLKAGTAQKLVLNMLSTITMIRLGKTYGNLMVDVRASNEKLRARSRRIVALATGASDEEIERALVATDGEVKAAILAIAGGVDGGTAARLLEESGGHLRAALGAAAR
- the groL gene encoding chaperonin GroEL (60 kDa chaperone family; promotes refolding of misfolded polypeptides especially under stressful conditions; forms two stacked rings of heptamers to form a barrel-shaped 14mer; ends can be capped by GroES; misfolded proteins enter the barrel where they are refolded when GroES binds); this encodes MAKIIAFDEEARRGLERGMNQLADAVKVTLGPKGRNVVLEKKWGAPTITNDGVSIAKEIELEDPYEKIGAELVKEVAKKTDDVAGDGTTTATVLAQALVREGLRNVAAGANPMALKRGIEKAVEAVSGALLDQAKEVETKEQIASTASISAADTQIGELIAEAMDKVGKEGVITVEESQTFGLELELTEGMRFDKGYISAYFATDMERMEASLEDPYILIANSKISNVKDLLPLLEKVMQSGKPLLIIAEDVEGEALSTLVVNKIRGTFKSVAVKAPGFGDRRKAMLGDIAILTGGEVISEEVGLKLENATLDLLGRARKVVITKDETTIVDGAGSADQVAGRVNQIRAEIENSDSDYDREKLQERLAKLAGGVAVIKAGAATEVELKERKHRIEDAVRNAKAAVEEGIVAGGGVALLQASQVFEKLELEGDEATGAAAVKLALEAPLKQIAVNAGLEGGVVVEKVRNLTPGHGLNAATGEYVDLVKEGIIDPAKVTRSALQNAASIAALFLTTEAVIADKPEKAAAPAGGGMPGGDMDF
- a CDS encoding PTS transporter subunit EIIC codes for the protein MRTDPAQVAATILSSVGGPANVASVAHCMTRLRLVLTDPARVEQQALREVPGVLGVVVDGDSYQVVLGPGAVVRVTAEFEELLGRSTARRLAVRGEELRQERRRRNATPVKLALRRVANVFVPLIPALIGCGVLAGVNGLLVNARLLPSVTPALTAVASAFMALIAVFVGHNTAKEFGGTPVLGGAVAAIVVYPGVAKVTAFGVALAPGQGGVLGALAAALLGTYVEKWCRGRIPQTLDVLLTPTVTILVSGLATLYGLMYAAGALSTAIGTAANWLLTTTGALAGLILGGLFLPLVMLGLHQALIPIHATLIEQQGHTVLLPVLAMAGAGQVGAALAVYVRLRHDTSLRTTIKSALPAGLLGVGEPLIYGVSLPLGRPFLTACAGGAAGGAFIGVFAMLGDPVGATAIGPSGWALFPLVAGSGGTGTALAVYAGGLLTGYVVGFLATYAVGLAPTITGVPGDRTPERST